From Nonlabens sp. Ci31, the proteins below share one genomic window:
- a CDS encoding glycosyltransferase family 2 protein, with translation MMQQPLVSICIPTYNGAKFLNEALDSIIIQTYKNLEVIISDDNSQDDTLTILEFFKRQTKLPTAIINHKPNGIGSNWNNCIKHAQGKYIKFLFQDDKLLPKCVEEMVLALQEHTDCKMVACQRSFMRMEEMSNSEIDLWIDRYKNLQLQFPNVEGDFQKITSSIFSQEWFKKSPLNKIGEPICVMFEKSLCDELGYFDESLKQILDYEYWYRVLAKYPILIIKKDLVSFRIHESQATNVNRSKKIRDYEIYDELLYKDYYDLLHPILQYQLRLKFHKPTLLWNRAKCNFKSAFK, from the coding sequence ATGATGCAGCAACCACTTGTTTCTATATGCATTCCTACATATAATGGAGCTAAGTTTTTAAATGAAGCTTTAGACTCTATTATCATACAGACCTACAAAAACCTAGAAGTTATCATTAGTGACGATAATTCTCAGGACGATACTCTTACCATTTTAGAATTTTTTAAAAGACAGACAAAGCTTCCAACAGCTATAATTAACCATAAACCAAATGGAATAGGATCAAACTGGAACAACTGCATCAAACATGCTCAAGGGAAATATATTAAGTTCCTTTTTCAAGATGATAAATTGCTTCCTAAATGTGTTGAAGAAATGGTACTTGCTTTGCAAGAACATACAGATTGTAAAATGGTAGCTTGCCAGCGGAGCTTTATGCGTATGGAAGAAATGAGTAACTCTGAAATTGATTTATGGATAGATCGATATAAGAATTTACAACTTCAATTTCCAAATGTTGAAGGTGATTTTCAAAAAATCACCAGTAGTATTTTTTCACAGGAATGGTTTAAAAAATCTCCACTCAATAAAATAGGAGAACCTATTTGTGTGATGTTTGAAAAGTCGTTGTGTGATGAGTTGGGTTACTTTGATGAAAGTTTAAAACAGATTCTTGATTACGAATATTGGTATCGCGTGCTAGCTAAGTATCCTATATTAATAATTAAAAAAGACTTAGTAAGTTTTAGAATTCATGAATCGCAAGCGACAAATGTGAATCGTTCCAAGAAAATAAGAGATTATGAAATCTATGATGAACTACTTTATAAGGATTATTATGATTTGCTTCATCCTATATTGCAATATCAATTGAGACTTAAGTTTCATAAGCCCACCTTATTATGGAATAGAGCAAAGTGCAATTTTAAATCTGCTTTTAAATGA
- a CDS encoding glycosyltransferase family 2 protein: MSFAVSVIIPVYNADQFIEKAIDSALMFTEVNEVVVINDGSTDSSLELLLKLQEKDARIKIYHHKGAVNRGRSASRNLGILQAKSDYISFLDADDFYLEQRFNRDKLLLRNQHIDGVYNAVGFHLYRGISDTEYHHFKVATLSQIIPPEVLFENIVSSRLGYLHLNGLTVKRRAFDIVGFFNEELIVAEDSDLIFKMALRMRLVPGYLQKEVSKRGVHITNIFTNDALYEDYNLRLYESLITWSLRYGIQKEKIALLLDTLWIHRYRQKASILTYVIYWMQLQKKWPQLMVTRLFLKYFPLVRLRQRLFPIIFKKGYQIND; the protein is encoded by the coding sequence ATGTCATTTGCTGTTTCCGTAATCATACCTGTCTATAATGCGGACCAATTTATTGAGAAAGCAATAGATTCTGCACTTATGTTTACAGAGGTTAATGAAGTGGTTGTCATTAATGATGGGAGTACAGATAGTAGTCTGGAACTATTGCTTAAGCTGCAAGAAAAGGACGCTAGAATAAAGATTTACCATCACAAAGGAGCTGTTAATAGAGGAAGATCTGCAAGTAGAAATTTGGGTATTCTTCAGGCAAAATCAGATTACATTTCTTTTTTAGATGCAGATGATTTTTATTTAGAGCAACGTTTTAATAGAGATAAGTTACTTCTGCGTAATCAACATATAGATGGGGTTTATAATGCAGTAGGGTTTCATTTATATCGAGGGATAAGTGATACAGAATATCATCATTTTAAAGTAGCCACTTTATCTCAAATCATCCCGCCAGAAGTCCTTTTCGAAAATATTGTATCAAGTAGATTAGGCTATTTACATTTAAATGGGCTAACTGTAAAGCGCAGAGCCTTCGACATAGTAGGATTTTTTAATGAAGAATTAATTGTTGCTGAAGATTCAGATCTTATTTTTAAAATGGCACTTAGAATGCGACTAGTGCCTGGTTATCTTCAAAAAGAGGTTTCAAAACGAGGGGTACACATTACCAATATTTTTACAAATGATGCTTTGTATGAGGATTATAACCTGCGCTTATATGAATCCCTAATAACCTGGTCTTTACGATATGGTATTCAAAAAGAAAAGATAGCGTTACTTTTGGATACGCTATGGATCCATAGATACCGGCAAAAAGCCAGTATTTTAACTTATGTTATATATTGGATGCAATTACAGAAAAAATGGCCTCAGTTAATGGTAACACGCTTATTTTTGAAATATTTTCCACTTGTACGATTGCGGCAGAGACTGTTTCCTATCATATTTAAGAAAGGGTATCAAATAAATGACTAA
- a CDS encoding glycosyltransferase family 2 protein — MKPLVSIIIPLYNRGHIITRTLESLMDQSHENWECILVDDGSTDNSVQVVEGFTQKDQRFQLHHRPIEKPKGANACRNFGLEMAQGDYINFLDSDDTLHVDKLKLQIDTLSNNDYQFSVCQTQMVDDKSGDFLKLWSTVVSSHKPFDDYVTCSAWWSIHAVLWKNEIISQYRFNEDLHQSQEYELHIRILADSPKFHVLNQTLVTVFVHQNQISTNFTSSIAKLSSNLYVRYLTLKNYSGQLQDETNKYLYKQLFDLFKHFVIHKEVKKALISYHFLVKAAPYNEEMKPNKNEILLRWLFSIPSYFILNKGEGFIKYIR, encoded by the coding sequence ATGAAACCATTAGTTTCCATAATAATTCCATTATACAATCGTGGTCATATCATCACTCGTACCCTTGAATCATTAATGGATCAATCCCATGAGAATTGGGAATGTATTCTAGTAGATGACGGAAGCACGGATAATAGCGTTCAAGTAGTTGAAGGTTTTACACAAAAAGATCAAAGGTTCCAGCTACATCATCGCCCTATTGAAAAACCTAAAGGAGCTAACGCTTGTAGAAATTTTGGATTAGAAATGGCTCAAGGAGATTATATTAATTTCTTGGATAGTGATGATACTTTACATGTAGATAAATTAAAGCTTCAAATCGACACATTATCTAACAATGATTATCAATTTTCGGTTTGTCAAACACAAATGGTTGATGATAAAAGCGGTGATTTTTTAAAGCTCTGGTCCACGGTTGTTAGTTCTCATAAACCATTTGATGATTATGTGACCTGCAGTGCTTGGTGGTCTATCCATGCAGTTTTATGGAAAAACGAGATAATTAGTCAATATCGTTTTAATGAAGACTTACATCAATCACAGGAATATGAATTACACATTAGAATACTAGCTGATTCACCAAAATTTCATGTACTTAATCAAACGCTTGTCACTGTTTTTGTGCATCAAAACCAAATTTCAACCAATTTTACCAGCAGTATTGCTAAATTGAGTTCCAATCTTTATGTGAGGTATTTAACTCTCAAGAATTATTCTGGTCAATTGCAAGATGAGACCAACAAATATTTATACAAGCAATTATTTGATCTATTTAAACACTTTGTGATTCATAAAGAGGTGAAAAAAGCATTGATCTCATACCATTTCCTAGTAAAAGCAGCACCTTATAATGAAGAAATGAAACCCAATAAAAATGAAATACTATTAAGATGGCTTTTTTCTATTCCTAGCTATTTTATTCTCAATAAAGGAGAAGGATTTATAAAATATATAAGATAA
- a CDS encoding glycosyltransferase family 2 protein, whose amino-acid sequence MTKISIITVNYNDLSGLKRTVDSVSHQTWQEFEHLIIDGGSTDGSVAFIKEHQNDFAYWVSEPDQGVYSAMNKGIAQSSGEYLLFLNAGDHFQNLVALEQAHTFLTGEAIIYFDLEVVDQEMIFVKSYPDTLSFSYFIKDTLPHPASFIRKDAFEKVGVYKEDFKILSDWKFFIDAICKYGMSYKRVPQLLSTFYLGGMSSDLKNRGLKYAERQEILQKDYPIYLKDIEDALINKEIVEDFRNSRIVEKLVQFGFLNKF is encoded by the coding sequence ATGACTAAAATTTCGATCATAACAGTAAACTATAACGACCTATCGGGTCTAAAAAGGACGGTAGATAGTGTGAGCCATCAGACCTGGCAAGAATTTGAGCACCTTATTATTGATGGTGGCTCAACAGATGGAAGTGTCGCATTTATAAAAGAACATCAAAATGATTTTGCTTATTGGGTAAGTGAACCTGATCAAGGAGTCTATAGCGCTATGAACAAAGGGATTGCTCAATCATCTGGAGAGTACCTGCTTTTCCTTAACGCAGGAGATCATTTTCAAAATCTTGTAGCCTTAGAACAAGCCCATACTTTTTTAACTGGTGAAGCAATTATTTATTTTGACCTAGAAGTAGTTGATCAGGAAATGATTTTTGTAAAATCTTATCCAGATACCTTATCGTTTTCTTATTTTATAAAAGATACCTTGCCCCATCCTGCTAGTTTTATTAGGAAGGATGCTTTTGAGAAAGTAGGAGTGTATAAAGAAGATTTTAAGATCTTGTCAGATTGGAAGTTTTTTATAGATGCCATATGTAAATATGGGATGTCTTATAAAAGGGTTCCACAACTACTTTCTACCTTTTACTTGGGCGGTATGAGTTCTGATCTAAAAAACAGAGGCCTTAAGTATGCTGAAAGACAAGAAATACTTCAAAAAGATTATCCGATCTACCTTAAAGATATTGAGGATGCTTTGATAAATAAAGAAATAGTAGAGGATTTTAGAAATTCTAGAATCGTGGAAAAACTAGTTCAATTTGGATTTTTAAACAAATTTTAA
- a CDS encoding glycosyltransferase family 2 protein, with amino-acid sequence MSKLVSIIVPCYKQAHFLEESLGSVMNQTYNSWECIIVNDGSPDETDRVALKWTAKDERFKYLEQKNKGLSGARNAGIEICEGEYILPLDADDILDKEYLKIIVPEILKQPEAAVISCYTKFFQGNTNTIVGELKPENGTVTSLLYQNHLVATSLFRKASWKQVGGYDETMKKGFEDWDFWISIVKLNKNYIVIPKYLFFYRKAKTSMLVDTIGNHFENNKEYIVKKHASLYIEDFDNFVSVMFYNIRTHRASEVRLKNNKFLKFSRILLKPIDILKNSLKR; translated from the coding sequence ATGAGTAAGTTAGTTTCTATCATTGTCCCTTGTTATAAGCAAGCTCATTTTCTAGAGGAGAGTTTAGGGTCTGTAATGAATCAAACGTATAATAGTTGGGAATGTATTATAGTAAATGATGGTAGTCCAGACGAGACCGATCGTGTTGCCCTAAAGTGGACAGCAAAAGACGAGCGTTTTAAATATTTAGAACAAAAAAATAAAGGTTTATCTGGCGCACGTAATGCCGGGATTGAAATTTGCGAAGGAGAATATATACTACCTCTCGATGCTGATGATATTTTGGATAAAGAGTACCTTAAAATAATAGTGCCTGAAATTCTAAAACAACCGGAAGCTGCAGTCATTTCCTGTTATACAAAGTTTTTCCAAGGAAATACCAATACTATAGTAGGTGAATTGAAACCAGAGAACGGTACGGTAACATCACTTTTATACCAAAACCATTTAGTGGCTACTTCACTGTTCAGAAAAGCATCTTGGAAACAAGTCGGCGGTTATGATGAAACCATGAAAAAAGGTTTTGAGGATTGGGATTTTTGGATATCCATTGTTAAATTAAATAAGAATTATATAGTAATACCAAAGTATTTGTTTTTTTATCGCAAAGCAAAAACATCAATGTTAGTAGATACTATAGGAAATCACTTTGAAAATAACAAAGAGTACATTGTAAAAAAGCACGCCAGTTTATATATAGAGGATTTTGACAATTTTGTTTCTGTAATGTTTTACAACATACGCACTCATCGCGCCTCAGAAGTGCGTTTGAAAAACAATAAATTTTTGAAATTTTCAAGAATTCTTTTAAAACCAATTGACATATTAAAAAATAGTTTAAAACGATAG
- a CDS encoding glycosyltransferase family 2 protein has translation MKISVIIPAFNSESFINKAVESALSQKEVGEVLVINDGSTDNTILEVQKIKDSRVKIYHHENKVNKGRSATRNLGIIRSSFNLLAFLDADDYFLPYRFENDLKLLETYPRSEGIYNAVGFDFINSNELNEDLYTVTKEVKPEELFLGLLDGKFGHFQIDGLTVKKAAFEKVGLFNTDLEVAEDTDIFWKLSLLCNLYTGIINHPVAMRVVHNNNVFYRKDVYEKFRYNMYESVLKWSCEHKIELDVIDRILRRIWILKHTDEVSLFEEIKYWWFLCFLHKRIFFSVLSIKYFPIIRRRKKVFSFLY, from the coding sequence ATGAAAATAAGTGTCATTATTCCTGCTTTTAATTCTGAATCATTCATCAACAAGGCTGTGGAGTCTGCCTTATCTCAAAAAGAAGTAGGTGAAGTTCTTGTTATAAATGACGGTAGTACAGATAATACAATTCTTGAAGTTCAAAAAATTAAAGATTCTAGAGTAAAAATCTACCATCATGAGAATAAGGTTAATAAAGGAAGAAGTGCAACGAGAAATTTGGGTATTATAAGATCAAGTTTTAATTTGTTAGCATTTCTAGATGCCGATGATTACTTTCTGCCGTATAGATTTGAGAATGATTTAAAATTGCTAGAGACTTATCCTCGTAGTGAAGGGATCTATAATGCCGTTGGGTTTGATTTTATAAATAGTAATGAGTTGAATGAAGATCTTTACACCGTTACGAAAGAAGTAAAACCAGAAGAACTTTTTTTAGGTTTATTGGATGGAAAGTTTGGTCATTTTCAAATTGATGGTTTAACGGTAAAGAAGGCAGCGTTTGAAAAAGTAGGTTTGTTTAATACAGATTTAGAAGTTGCTGAGGATACTGATATTTTTTGGAAATTAAGTTTGTTATGTAATCTTTATACTGGTATTATAAATCATCCAGTAGCCATGCGAGTAGTGCATAATAACAACGTTTTTTATCGCAAAGATGTCTATGAGAAGTTTAGATACAATATGTATGAATCAGTTTTAAAATGGTCATGTGAGCATAAAATCGAATTAGATGTAATAGATCGTATCCTACGACGTATCTGGATTCTTAAACATACTGATGAAGTTAGTTTGTTTGAGGAGATTAAATATTGGTGGTTTTTATGTTTCTTGCATAAAAGAATCTTCTTTTCTGTACTGAGTATAAAGTACTTTCCAATTATCAGAAGGAGAAAAAAGGTATTTTCATTTCTTTATTAA
- a CDS encoding glycosyltransferase family 2 protein, with protein MKIVILIVTYNAMPWIDCCMRSISDKYDVVIVDNNSQDETVKHLEDCYPKATVLLQKNNLGFGMGNNVGLRYIRPLDYQGVFLLNQDAYLNSNTIVECVKAYEVNEEVAIVSPVQFQNDNRTLDTRFVYHVTEAGIETSQLFNEPFKEVLFINAAAWLLPMSTLEVIGGFDPLFQHYGEDDNYCHRVLYHHKKIILATQSHFIHDRNNNIPSEPKIYSSIWWKLKERRFKVMYANPLKFEKPILDYYGTVLKKLSMGKINNVLQVLKLRSKQRDWFKACQLSKQITQTKGPHYL; from the coding sequence ATGAAAATAGTAATTCTTATAGTTACCTATAATGCTATGCCTTGGATAGATTGCTGCATGCGTTCTATTTCAGATAAGTATGACGTTGTTATAGTAGATAACAATTCGCAAGATGAAACAGTAAAACACTTAGAGGACTGTTATCCCAAAGCAACTGTATTGCTTCAAAAAAATAATCTAGGTTTTGGTATGGGTAATAATGTTGGGTTACGTTATATACGGCCTTTGGATTATCAAGGCGTATTTTTGCTCAATCAAGACGCTTATTTGAATTCAAACACTATTGTTGAATGTGTAAAAGCTTATGAAGTAAATGAGGAAGTAGCTATTGTAAGTCCTGTTCAATTTCAAAATGATAATAGGACATTAGATACTCGATTTGTCTACCACGTTACAGAGGCGGGAATAGAAACATCACAATTGTTCAATGAGCCATTTAAAGAAGTCTTATTTATAAACGCAGCAGCTTGGTTGTTACCTATGTCTACTTTAGAAGTTATAGGTGGTTTTGATCCTTTGTTTCAGCATTATGGAGAAGATGATAATTACTGTCACCGAGTTCTTTATCACCATAAAAAAATCATATTAGCTACTCAGTCTCATTTCATACATGATAGAAACAATAATATCCCTAGTGAACCTAAGATTTATAGTTCCATTTGGTGGAAATTAAAAGAGCGAAGATTTAAAGTCATGTATGCAAATCCGTTAAAGTTTGAAAAACCTATTTTAGACTATTACGGTACGGTTTTAAAAAAACTGTCGATGGGTAAAATCAATAATGTTTTACAAGTTTTAAAGTTAAGGAGTAAGCAAAGAGATTGGTTTAAAGCCTGTCAATTAAGTAAACAAATTACTCAAACTAAAGGGCCACATTATCTTTAA